From the Panthera leo isolate Ple1 chromosome C1, P.leo_Ple1_pat1.1, whole genome shotgun sequence genome, one window contains:
- the PRKAG3 gene encoding 5'-AMP-activated protein kinase subunit gamma-3, producing MEHALSRNPSWSSLGGPERQEMSCLEQGENTSWPSPAMTTGSERSHEKQGAKASRWTRQEAVAEGELPGLGEDPQAKPPAEYAGLEATFPKATHLSQAAPLAKVGAPPTEWDIFPPNHKASAAGSSTDELELDIGFPATASWGYELGLVEERPALCPSPRALLPRLGWDDELQKPGALVYMHFMQEHTCYDAMATSSKLVIFDTTLEIKKAFFALVANGIRAAPLWDSKKQSFVGMLTITDFILVLHRYYRSPLVQIYEIEEHKIETWREIYLQGCFKPLVSISPSSSLFEAVYTLIKNRIHRLPVLDPVSGAVLHILTHKRLLKFLHIFGSLLPQPSFLSRTIQDLGIGTFRDLAVVLDTAPILTALDIFVDRRVSALPVVNEAGQVVGLYSRFDVIHLAAQQTYNHLDMSVGEALKQRTLCLEGVLSCQPHESLGEVIDRIAREQVHRLVLVDETQHLLGVVSLSDILQALVLSPAGIDALGA from the exons ATGGAGCACGCACTGAGCCGG AACCCATCCTGGAGCAGCCTTGGGGGACCTGAGCGTCAAG AGATGAGCTGTCTAGAACAAGGAGAGAACACTTCATGGCCATCGCCGGCCATGACCACAGGCTCAGAAAGAAGCCATGAGAAACAGGGGGCCAAGGCCTCGAGGTGGACAAGGCAGGAGGCTGTGGCGGAAGGGGAGCTGCCGGGTCTGGGGGAAG ATCCCCAGGCCAAGCCACCTGCTGAGTACGCCGGGCTGGAGGCCACGTTCCCCAAGGCCACACACTTGTCCCAGGCTGCTCCTTTGGCCAAAGTGGGCGCCCCACCAACAGAGTGGGACATCTTCCCCCCTAACCACAAAGCCTCGGCCGCTGGCTCCAGCACAGACGAGCTGGAGCTGGACATAGGGTTCCCAGCCACAGCATCGTGGGGGTATGAGCTCGGCCTGGTGGAAGAGAGGCCTGCCCTGTGCCCATCCCCACGGGCCCTGTTACCCAGGCTGGGCTGGGACGACGAACTGCAGAAGCCGGGGGCCCTGGTTTACATGCACTTCATGCAGGAGCACACCTGCTACGACGCCATGGCAACCAGTTCCAAGCTGGTCATCTTCGACACCACGCTGGAG atCAAGAAGGCCTTCTTTGCCCTAGTGGCCAACGGCATCCGGGCGGCACCGCTGTGGGACAGCAAGAAGCAGAGCTTCGTGg GGATGCTGACCATCACAGACTTCATCCTGGTGCTGCATCGCTATTACAGGTCCCCGCTG GTCCAGATCTATGAGATTGAAGAACATAAGATTGAGACCTGGAGAG AGATCTACCTTCAAGGCTGCTTCAAGCCTCTGGTCTCCATTTCTCCCAGCAGCAG CCTGTTCGAAGCCGTCTACACCCTCATCAAGAACCGGATCCACCGTCTGCCGGTCCTGGACCCGGTCTCAGGCGCcgtgctccacatcctcacacaCAAGCGACTGCTCAAGTTCCTGCACATCTTT ggctccctgctgccccagccctccttcctctcccgCACCATCCAAGATCTGGGCATCGGCACATTCCGAGACTTGGCCGTGGTGCTGGACACGGCGCCCATCCTGACGGCCCTGGACATCTTTGTGGACCGGCGCGTGTCTGCGCTGCCTGTGGTCAACGAAGCTG GACAAGTCGTGGGCCTCTACTCCCGCTTCGATGTGATT CACCTGGCTGCCCAGCAAACCTACAACCACCTGGACATGAGTGTGGGCGAGGCCCTGAAGCAGAGGACACTGTGTCTGGAAGGAGTCCTTTCCTGCCAGCCCCATGAGAGCTTGGGGGAAGTCATCGACCGGATTGCCCGGGAGCAG GTACACCGGCTGGTGCTGGTGGACGAGACCCAGCATCTCCTGGGCGTGGTGTCCCTCTCCGACATCCTTCAGGCACTGGTGCTCAGCCCTGCTGGCATCGATGCCCTCGGTGCCTGA